A single window of Flavobacterium sp. 140616W15 DNA harbors:
- a CDS encoding O-methyltransferase, whose translation MHFISQELEDYIEQHSEKEPELLARLNKETYQKILLPRMLSGHFQGRVLSMLSKLIRPVNILEIGTYTGYAALCLCEGMQVNGQLHTIDIKEELIDFQRKYFDQSPWGKQIFQHLGEATTIIPTIDVKFDLVFIDADKENYLNYYEMIVPKMNKGGIILSDNVLWSGKVLEPLHPNDISTKILLEYNLLLKNDPRVETVLLPIRDGLTVSRVL comes from the coding sequence ATGCATTTTATATCACAAGAACTAGAAGACTACATAGAACAGCACTCTGAAAAAGAACCAGAATTACTAGCTCGTTTAAACAAAGAAACCTACCAAAAAATTCTATTACCACGTATGTTAAGTGGTCATTTTCAAGGTCGCGTTTTAAGCATGTTATCTAAATTAATCCGACCAGTAAATATTCTTGAAATTGGCACTTATACCGGTTATGCTGCCTTGTGCTTATGCGAAGGAATGCAAGTAAATGGACAACTACATACAATTGACATCAAAGAAGAATTAATCGATTTTCAACGAAAATATTTTGACCAATCTCCTTGGGGAAAACAAATTTTTCAGCACCTAGGAGAGGCAACAACTATCATCCCTACAATTGATGTAAAATTTGATTTAGTATTTATTGATGCTGATAAAGAGAACTATCTTAATTACTATGAAATGATAGTTCCAAAAATGAATAAAGGGGGTATCATTTTATCTGATAATGTTTTATGGAGTGGTAAGGTCTTAGAACCACTACATCCAAATGATATTAGCACAAAAATCCTTTTAGAGTACAACCTGCTTTTAAAAAATGATCCAAGAGTAGAAACAGTTTTACTACCTATTCGAGATGGATTAACAGTGAGTAGAGTTCTTTAA
- a CDS encoding phosphatase PAP2 family protein — MLEKLQEFDVNLFVFLNGLGSESYDKLWLVITNQLNWAPLFLLLLYLIYKKIGTKQTLFLLLFIAILIACTDQLTNAVKYSVQRLRPCNNPDIKSFIRIVQSRQSFSFFSGHAANSMAAATFLYLALNKHFKYFGFLFLWPLIFAYSRIYLGLHYPLDILCGYSVGVIMGFLIYKIYQKAKVKYFPV; from the coding sequence ATGCTTGAAAAATTACAAGAATTCGATGTAAATCTATTTGTATTTCTTAACGGATTAGGTTCAGAATCTTACGATAAACTTTGGTTGGTAATTACCAATCAATTGAATTGGGCTCCACTCTTTTTACTATTACTTTATCTTATCTATAAAAAAATAGGGACAAAACAAACCTTGTTTTTGCTCTTGTTTATAGCAATTCTAATAGCTTGTACTGATCAATTAACCAATGCAGTTAAATATAGCGTACAACGTTTAAGACCTTGCAACAATCCTGACATCAAATCGTTTATTCGAATTGTACAATCTCGACAATCATTCAGCTTTTTCTCAGGACATGCAGCCAATTCGATGGCGGCAGCAACCTTTTTATATTTAGCACTTAACAAGCACTTTAAATATTTTGGATTTCTATTCTTATGGCCATTAATTTTTGCTTACAGCCGTATTTACTTAGGCTTGCATTATCCATTAGATATTCTTTGTGGATATTCAGTAGGAGTAATAATGGGATTTTTAATCTATAAGATATACCAGAAAGCAAAAGTAAAGTATTTTCCGGTTTAA
- a CDS encoding phytanoyl-CoA dioxygenase family protein yields MKYTNEIDTEGFIIIDAIYNENEIEKLTSIIESVTEDKAGKTTFRKSEDLFAIRQFHKEIPEALDSIFNQNLKNIIKSNFGEDYFITKSIYFDKPEKSNWFVAYHQDLTISVDKKIDVESFENWTTKQDQFAVQPPKDILEKNFTIRIHIDKTTKDNGALKVINNSHSKGIYRVENMDFKNEKETVCEVEKGGINYETITFSCF; encoded by the coding sequence ATGAAATACACAAACGAAATAGACACTGAAGGGTTTATAATTATTGATGCTATCTATAACGAAAATGAAATTGAAAAACTGACCTCAATAATTGAAAGTGTTACAGAAGATAAAGCAGGAAAAACAACCTTTAGAAAATCTGAAGATTTATTTGCTATAAGACAATTTCATAAAGAAATCCCAGAAGCATTAGACTCTATTTTTAATCAGAATTTAAAGAACATCATCAAATCTAACTTTGGCGAAGATTATTTTATAACTAAATCAATCTATTTTGACAAGCCAGAAAAATCAAATTGGTTTGTTGCGTATCATCAAGACTTAACAATCTCGGTAGATAAAAAAATAGATGTAGAAAGTTTTGAAAACTGGACTACTAAACAAGATCAGTTTGCTGTGCAACCTCCGAAAGATATTCTTGAGAAAAATTTCACGATAAGGATTCATATAGACAAAACGACTAAAGATAATGGTGCTTTAAAAGTAATTAATAATTCACATTCTAAAGGAATTTATAGAGTCGAGAATATGGACTTTAAAAATGAAAAAGAAACAGTTTGTGAAGTCGAAAAAGGGGGAATAAATTATGAAACCATTACTTTTTCATGCTTCTAA